One Deltaproteobacteria bacterium genomic region harbors:
- a CDS encoding TlpA family protein disulfide reductase → MPVWQAIYEELSGHGFVILGVSLDTAGERAAGSFARSAEAGPLARNLPAGVKLARATYPLLRDEQHVVAQLYGITNVPVAVWIDERGRIVRPPEPAGSYDVVKHIDVKTFAIPEEITRRASQVRSTYFDAVRDWVKNGEKSRFALSPAEVARRARGIGDAAARGHACFALGAWLWRNGQRDASKRWLEEAVAAQPENWAFRRQKIALADDAAIGNFAATPEFWGAVQKTAEAGERYYDLIDMPGMPED, encoded by the coding sequence CTGCCGGTCTGGCAGGCGATCTACGAGGAGCTCTCGGGTCACGGCTTCGTGATCCTCGGCGTGAGTCTCGACACCGCGGGCGAGCGCGCCGCGGGGAGCTTCGCGCGTTCGGCCGAAGCGGGACCGCTGGCGCGGAACCTGCCCGCGGGCGTGAAGCTCGCGCGCGCGACCTACCCGCTGCTCCGCGACGAGCAGCACGTGGTCGCGCAGCTGTACGGAATCACGAACGTGCCGGTCGCGGTCTGGATCGACGAGCGCGGGCGGATCGTGCGTCCGCCGGAGCCCGCGGGCTCGTACGACGTGGTGAAGCACATCGACGTGAAGACGTTCGCGATTCCCGAAGAGATCACGCGTCGCGCGTCGCAGGTGCGCTCGACCTACTTCGACGCCGTGCGCGACTGGGTGAAGAACGGCGAGAAGAGCCGCTTCGCGCTCTCGCCCGCCGAGGTCGCCCGACGCGCGCGCGGGATCGGAGACGCCGCCGCGCGCGGTCACGCCTGCTTCGCGCTCGGCGCGTGGCTGTGGCGAAACGGCCAGCGCGACGCGTCGAAACGCTGGCTCGAGGAGGCCGTCGCCGCGCAGCCCGAGAACTGGGCGTTCCGCCGCCAGAAGATCGCCCTGGCCGACGACGCCGCGATCGGGAACTTCGCCGCCACGCCCGAGTTCTGGGGCGCCGTGCAGAAGACCGCCGAGGCGGGCGAGCGCTACTACGACCTGATCGACATGCCGGGGATGCCGGAGGACTAG
- a CDS encoding glutathione S-transferase family protein yields MITVYGTRETRAFRVLWMLEELGVPYQHVKTDFASGATRTQEFLRINPNGHVPALVDGELRLFESMAINLYLAERYGAGRLFPESLEDRARAVQWSFWVMTECEAHLFAVLFARGGSQFAKWREWTESAEFKETHPGHVPPDAKAARAALEGPLGVLDQALADREHLLGGGFGVADLNVASVLVTARLALLRLGAWPRLDAWLTRCTSRPALAAASR; encoded by the coding sequence ATGATCACCGTGTATGGCACCCGCGAGACGCGCGCGTTCCGCGTGCTCTGGATGCTCGAGGAGCTCGGCGTTCCGTACCAGCACGTGAAGACCGACTTCGCGAGCGGGGCCACGCGCACGCAAGAGTTCTTGCGCATCAACCCGAACGGACACGTGCCCGCGCTCGTCGATGGGGAGCTGCGGCTCTTCGAGTCGATGGCGATCAACCTGTACCTGGCCGAGCGCTACGGCGCGGGAAGGCTCTTCCCGGAGTCACTCGAGGACCGCGCGCGCGCCGTGCAGTGGTCGTTCTGGGTGATGACCGAGTGCGAGGCGCACCTCTTCGCCGTGCTCTTCGCGCGCGGCGGGAGTCAGTTCGCGAAGTGGCGCGAGTGGACCGAGAGCGCGGAGTTCAAGGAGACGCACCCGGGGCACGTGCCTCCGGACGCGAAGGCCGCGCGCGCCGCGCTCGAGGGGCCGCTGGGCGTGCTCGACCAGGCGCTCGCGGACCGCGAGCACCTGCTGGGCGGCGGGTTCGGCGTGGCGGACCTGAACGTGGCCTCGGTGCTGGTCACGGCGCGGCTCGCGCTCTTGAGGCTCGGCGCGTGGCCGCGGCTCGACGCCTGGCTCACGCGCTGCACGAGCCGGCCCGCGCTTGCGGCCGCGTCGCGCTAG
- a CDS encoding class I SAM-dependent methyltransferase: protein MSAAHDPALPELELLRSYRDEDELLERYLRKAAQGKTKLEILEAGCGQRWLLDLSGIEHTLTGVDLDEAALSYRKTVSKDLDEAIVGDLRDLQLDAGGFDVIYNSFVLEHIENAERVLENFSRWLRPGGLILLKIPDRNTVFGFLTNLTPFWFHVLYHRVVLGRKNAGKPGFGPYPTHYDRIVSRQGIREFCERNRFAIREERGLGTYVVESRPRARLIRLVTIAVSALSLGRLPWKHNNLTYVLEKG from the coding sequence ATGAGCGCAGCGCACGACCCGGCCCTTCCCGAGCTCGAGCTCCTGCGCTCGTACCGGGACGAGGACGAGCTCCTCGAGCGCTACCTGCGCAAGGCCGCGCAGGGAAAGACGAAGCTCGAGATCCTCGAGGCCGGCTGCGGGCAGCGCTGGCTGCTCGACCTGTCCGGGATCGAGCACACGCTCACGGGGGTCGACCTGGACGAGGCGGCCCTGTCCTACCGCAAGACCGTCTCGAAGGACCTCGACGAGGCGATCGTCGGCGATCTGCGGGATCTGCAGCTCGACGCGGGCGGCTTCGACGTGATCTACAACTCCTTCGTCCTCGAGCACATCGAGAACGCGGAGCGGGTGCTCGAGAACTTCTCGCGCTGGCTCAGGCCCGGCGGGCTGATCCTGCTCAAGATCCCCGACCGCAACACGGTCTTCGGGTTCCTGACGAACCTGACCCCGTTCTGGTTCCACGTCCTGTACCACCGGGTCGTGCTCGGCCGGAAGAATGCCGGTAAGCCAGGCTTCGGCCCGTACCCGACGCATTACGATCGCATCGTAAGCAGGCAGGGAATTCGCGAGTTCTGCGAGAGGAATCGTTTCGCGATCCGCGAGGAGCGGGGCCTGGGCACGTACGTGGTCGAGAGCCGACCGCGTGCGCGCCTGATCCGGCTCGTCACGATCGCGGTGAGCGCCCTCTCGCTGGGTCGCCTGCCCTGGAAGCACAACAACCTGACCTACGTTCTCGAGAAGGGCTGA
- a CDS encoding DUF4180 domain-containing protein, protein MKCGVVEKGAARFVVCAEPITRVDDALDLVSACMEHGARGALVEASGLPEAFFALRSRFAGEFVQKLLNYGIRLAAVIAPDPARGDKFAAFVAEARHGRQFRVFDARADAEAWLAVE, encoded by the coding sequence ATGAAGTGCGGGGTCGTCGAGAAGGGTGCCGCCCGTTTCGTCGTCTGTGCCGAGCCGATCACGCGTGTCGACGACGCGCTCGACCTGGTCTCGGCCTGCATGGAGCACGGCGCGCGGGGCGCGCTGGTCGAGGCAAGTGGCCTGCCCGAGGCGTTCTTCGCGCTTCGCTCCCGCTTCGCCGGCGAGTTCGTCCAGAAGCTCCTGAACTACGGGATCCGCCTTGCAGCCGTGATCGCCCCCGACCCGGCGCGCGGCGACAAGTTCGCGGCGTTCGTTGCCGAAGCCAGACACGGGCGGCAGTTCCGGGTCTTCGACGCGCGTGCGGACGCGGAAGCCTGGCTGGCGGTGGAGTAG
- a CDS encoding redoxin domain-containing protein: MPTLLFDGRETRIDAARADAIWLAADQLEAATGFHLEPQGFCQGELCVPIPPGARTRFVDGSRVNVAAIAAQLRRPVVCDEAHGVVSVGPEPGSRLAGAEAPDFTLPDFDGVQHSLSQYRGKKVLIMTWASW, encoded by the coding sequence ATGCCGACCCTTCTCTTCGATGGCCGAGAAACCCGCATCGACGCCGCGCGAGCCGACGCGATCTGGCTTGCAGCCGATCAGCTCGAAGCGGCGACGGGATTCCACCTCGAGCCCCAGGGCTTCTGCCAGGGCGAGCTCTGCGTGCCGATCCCGCCCGGGGCAAGAACGCGCTTCGTCGACGGCTCGCGGGTGAACGTCGCGGCGATCGCAGCGCAGCTTCGCCGCCCGGTGGTCTGCGACGAGGCGCACGGCGTGGTCTCGGTCGGGCCGGAGCCGGGGTCGCGGCTGGCGGGCGCCGAGGCGCCCGACTTCACTCTCCCCGACTTCGACGGCGTGCAGCACTCACTGTCTCAGTACCGCGGAAAGAAGGTGCTGATCATGACCTGGGCCTCGTGGTGA